The following are encoded in a window of Spea bombifrons isolate aSpeBom1 chromosome 2, aSpeBom1.2.pri, whole genome shotgun sequence genomic DNA:
- the CPOX gene encoding oxygen-dependent coproporphyrinogen-III oxidase, mitochondrial, protein MSSSLLSAVRTGTYRAFRGKLIGSASLRIPLCHAVREMHGSATRNPTGRRSLLVAAGAAVVAGLAAGYSHLQRAEMAPRSSVPAEGSPGDDLVKRCEGFMAPPVTDLQQLRDNQQDMKTQMELLIMGTQAEVCRALAEADGGATFIVDRWQRQEGGGGVSCVLQDGNVFEKAGVNVSVVHGYLSEESIMQMKSRGKSLKTKEGKLPFCAMGVSSVIHPKNPHVPTIHFNYRYFEIEEADGNKQWWFGGGTDLTPTYLDQEDVVHFHQTLKDACDKHSPGFYPKFKKWCDDYFFIKHRGERRGVGGIFFDDLDSPSKEELFQFVQSCAKAVVPCYLPIVEKHKNDSFTPEDKLWQQLRRGRYVEFNLVYDRGTKFGLATPGSRIESILMSLPLTARWEYMHSPQPGSKEAEIIGILREPQDWVH, encoded by the exons ATGTCTTCTTCGCTGTTGTCCGCGGTTCGGACCGGCACTTATCGTGCCTTCCGGGGAAAGCTGATCGGTTCAGCTTCCCTCCGCATCCCGCTATGCCATGCAGTCCGGGAAATGCACGGGAGCGCTACCCGGAACCCCACGGGCAGGCGCTCTCTGCTTGTAGCCGCTGGGGCCGCAGTGGTAGCCGGACTGGCAGCGGGGTACAGTCACCTACAGCGGGCGGAGATGGCTCCCCGAAGCTCCGTGCCTGCGGAAGGCAGCCCGGGGGATGACCTGGTTAAGCGGTGTGAGGGATTTATGGCCCCGCCGGTCACTGACCTCCAGCAGCTACGGGACAACCAGCAAGACATGAAGACCCAAATGGAGCTGCTCATCATGGGCACCCAGGCAGAGGTGTGCCGGGCCCTAGCCGAGGCTGATGGAGGGGCCACGTTTATTGTTGACCGATGGCAGCGTCAGGAGG GCGGTGGAGGGGTCAGCTGTGTCCTGCAGGACGGGAACGTGTTTGAAAAAGCAGGCGTCAACGTGTCGGTGGTCCACGGGTATCTCTCGGAGGAATCCATTATGCAAATGAAAAGTCGTGGGAAATCCCTTAAAACTAAAGAAG GTAAATTGCCCTTCTGTGCCATGGGCGTGAGCTCTGTCATTCATCCCAAGAACCCTCACGTTCCTACAATCCATTTCAACTACAGATACTTTGAAATAGAAGAAGCGGACG gtaacaAGCAGTGGTGGTTCGGAGGGGGTACAGATCTCACCCCTACATACCTGGATCAGGAGGACGTTGTCCACTTCCACCAGACTCTGAAGGACGCCTGTGATAAGCACAGCCCTGGATTTTACCCCAAATTTAAGAAGTG GTGCGATGACTATTTTTTCATCAAGCATCGTGGGGAGCGGCGAGGCGTCGGGGGCATATTCTTTGATGACCTGGACTCTCCATCCAAGGAAGAGTTGTTTCAGTTTGTGCAGAGCTGTGCCAAGGCCGTTGTGCCGTGTTACCTGCCTATTGTTGAAAAACACAAGAACGACTCGTTCACCCCAGAAGATAAGCTGTGGCAGCAGCTGAGACGCGGGCG GTATGTAGAATTTAACCTTGTGTATGACAGAGGGACCAAATTTGGTCTCGCAACTCCAGGCTCCAGGATTGAGAGTATCCTGATGTCCCTGCCATTGACTGCTAG ATGGGAGTATATGCATTCGCCACAACCGGGCTCCAAGGAAGCTGAAATCATCGGTATTCTCCGTGAACCCCAGGACTGGGTGCATTGA